The Pedobacter mucosus genome window below encodes:
- a CDS encoding Bax inhibitor-1/YccA family protein, with amino-acid sequence MEQQNYQYQNNSVFVQEGSISKKFFASVFLWMFVALSLSTFAAYFISSSQENLGYLINFQTGQRTGLGYVAMFAPLGLVLLMGAGFNKLSYGALLGVFILFSLLLGVSLSFILLIYTGASVITCFAAAAGIFGIMAFLGYTTEIDLSKFGPILMVGVAGLFIASILNMFIKSEQFSLIMAFIGIAVFTALTAYDVQKIKRIGMGIEESGEQIQSADTKKLAIMAALSLYLDFINIFLFLLRIFGSRK; translated from the coding sequence ATGGAACAACAAAATTATCAATATCAGAATAACAGTGTTTTTGTACAGGAGGGATCCATATCCAAAAAATTCTTTGCAAGTGTTTTCTTATGGATGTTTGTAGCACTTAGTTTATCAACATTTGCTGCTTATTTTATTTCGTCTAGCCAAGAAAATTTAGGTTACTTAATTAATTTTCAAACTGGACAAAGAACTGGTTTAGGCTATGTTGCTATGTTTGCGCCGCTTGGATTGGTTTTGTTAATGGGAGCAGGCTTTAATAAACTTTCATATGGAGCCTTACTCGGAGTTTTTATATTATTTTCTTTATTATTAGGCGTTAGTTTAAGTTTCATATTACTTATATATACAGGCGCTTCGGTTATTACCTGTTTTGCAGCTGCCGCTGGTATATTTGGGATTATGGCATTTTTGGGCTATACAACAGAAATTGATTTAAGCAAATTCGGTCCGATTTTAATGGTTGGGGTTGCAGGTTTATTTATTGCAAGTATTCTGAACATGTTTATTAAAAGCGAACAGTTTAGTTTAATCATGGCATTTATAGGTATTGCTGTTTTTACGGCCTTAACTGCATACGATGTTCAAAAAATTAAACGTATCGGAATGGGGATCGAAGAAAGTGGTGAGCAAATTCAATCTGCTGATACAAAGAAATTGGCTATAATGGCTGCATTGTCCTTATATCTCGATTTCATTAATATTTTTCTTTTCTTATTACGTATTTTCGGAAGCAGAAAATAA